The Micromonospora sp. WMMD961 genome has a segment encoding these proteins:
- a CDS encoding methylmalonyl-CoA mutase family protein — MSERRSSESGFLINGVYTAADLPEDLDSRLGAPGEFPYTRGVYPTMYTSRPWTMRQYAGFGTATESNARYHQLLRAGTMGLSVAFDLPTQMGYDSDEPIAHGEVGKVGVAIDSIEDMRLLFADIPLDKVSTSMTINAPGSVLLLLYQLVAEENGVPGSALNGTIQNDILKEYIARGTYIFPPKPSLRLVADTFAYCRKEVPKWNTISISGYHMAEAGATPAQEIAFTLANGVEYVRAALAAGLAVDDFAPRLSFFFVARTTLLEEVAKFRAARKIWARLMRDDFGARDPKSMMLRFHTQTAGVQLTAQQPEVNLVRVAVQGLGAVLGGTQSLHTNSFDEAIALPTEKAARLALRTQQVLAYETDLTATVDPFAGSYVVEAMTAEIEAAAVELMERVADHGSAVDAIEAGFQKREIEQSAYRIAQEIDSGERVVVGLNRFTVDEEEPYEPLRVDPAIESAQADRLARLRAERDADAVTRALADLRAAADGTDNVLYPMKAALRARATVGEVCGTLREAWGLYRPTDRF, encoded by the coding sequence ATGAGTGAACGGCGGTCAAGCGAGTCCGGTTTCCTGATCAACGGCGTCTACACGGCGGCCGACCTTCCGGAGGACCTGGACTCCCGGCTGGGCGCCCCCGGCGAATTCCCGTACACCCGAGGGGTCTACCCCACGATGTACACCTCCCGTCCGTGGACCATGCGCCAGTATGCCGGCTTCGGCACCGCCACCGAGTCCAACGCGCGGTACCACCAGTTGTTGCGGGCCGGCACCATGGGTCTCTCGGTCGCCTTCGACCTGCCGACCCAGATGGGGTACGACTCCGACGAGCCGATCGCGCACGGCGAGGTCGGCAAGGTGGGCGTCGCCATCGACTCCATCGAGGACATGCGGCTGCTCTTCGCCGACATCCCGCTGGACAAGGTCTCCACCTCGATGACCATCAACGCGCCCGGTTCGGTGCTGCTGTTGCTCTACCAACTCGTCGCCGAGGAGAACGGGGTTCCTGGCTCGGCGCTCAACGGCACGATCCAGAACGACATCCTCAAGGAGTACATCGCCCGGGGGACGTACATCTTCCCGCCGAAGCCGTCGCTGCGCCTGGTGGCGGACACGTTCGCGTACTGCCGCAAGGAGGTGCCGAAGTGGAACACCATCTCCATCTCCGGCTACCACATGGCCGAGGCCGGCGCGACGCCCGCGCAGGAGATCGCGTTCACCCTGGCCAACGGGGTGGAGTACGTACGGGCGGCGCTGGCCGCCGGGCTCGCCGTGGACGACTTCGCGCCCCGGCTGTCGTTCTTCTTCGTGGCCCGCACCACGCTGCTGGAGGAGGTGGCGAAGTTCCGCGCCGCCCGTAAGATCTGGGCCCGGCTGATGCGCGACGACTTCGGCGCCAGGGACCCGAAGTCGATGATGCTGCGGTTCCACACCCAGACCGCCGGTGTGCAGCTCACCGCCCAGCAGCCGGAGGTGAACCTGGTCCGGGTGGCGGTGCAGGGGTTGGGCGCGGTGCTCGGCGGCACCCAGTCGCTGCACACGAACAGCTTCGACGAGGCGATCGCGCTGCCCACCGAGAAGGCCGCCCGGCTCGCGCTCCGCACCCAGCAGGTGCTGGCGTACGAGACGGACCTGACCGCCACTGTCGACCCGTTCGCCGGCTCGTACGTGGTGGAGGCGATGACCGCCGAGATCGAGGCGGCGGCCGTCGAGTTGATGGAGCGGGTGGCCGACCACGGTTCCGCGGTGGACGCGATCGAGGCCGGGTTCCAGAAGCGGGAGATCGAGCAGTCCGCGTACCGGATCGCCCAGGAGATCGACTCGGGCGAGCGGGTGGTGGTCGGGCTCAACCGGTTCACCGTGGACGAGGAGGAGCCGTACGAGCCGCTGCGGGTCGACCCGGCGATCGAGTCCGCCCAGGCCGACCGGCTGGCGAGGCTGCGCGCCGAGCGGGACGCCGACGCGGTGACGCGGGCGCTCGCCGATCTGCGGGCTGCCGCCGACGGCACGGACAACGTGCTGTACCCGATGAAGGCGGCGCTGCGGGCCCGAGCCACCGTGGGCGAGGTCTGTGGGACGTTGCGTGAAGCGTGGGGGCTGTACCGGCCGACCGATCGCTTCTGA
- a CDS encoding amidohydrolase: protein MTSALTLPTDGQLASSWLETPPGSQPLPRDLDHLLALRVPGLIATRRHLHSHPELSGNEFETAALIARELSLAGLNPRLLPKGNGVICDVNGRPDGPVVALRADIDALPLDDSKDVPYRSTVEGVCHACGHDVHTSILLGVGMLLAQLADLGELDGRVRLIFQPAEEILPCGSLEVIEAGGLDDVVQIFALHCDPNLPVGQVGLRVGPITAAADNVTVRLSGPGGHTARPHLTVDLVDALGRLITEVPALVSRRVPANSGLLLVFGHATAGTRYNVIPSEASASGTLRVMDRDTWEQAPKIVAQVVRDVIAPTGATVDLEYLRGRPPVCNDSRAIQVLTAATAAALGPEGIAETPQSMGGEDFSWYLEYVPGALARLGVGRSGPNVDLHRASFDVDERAIPAGVRVMVQTALRALAAAR, encoded by the coding sequence GTGACGAGTGCGTTGACGCTGCCCACGGATGGCCAGCTGGCGTCGTCCTGGCTGGAGACGCCGCCCGGCTCCCAGCCCCTGCCCCGCGACCTGGACCATCTCCTCGCGCTCCGCGTACCGGGGCTGATCGCTACTCGCCGTCACCTTCACTCGCACCCTGAGCTGTCCGGCAACGAGTTCGAGACGGCCGCGCTGATCGCCAGGGAGCTGTCGCTGGCCGGGTTGAACCCGCGCCTGTTGCCCAAGGGCAACGGCGTGATCTGCGACGTCAACGGCAGGCCGGACGGCCCGGTGGTGGCGCTGCGCGCCGACATCGACGCCCTGCCGCTCGACGATTCCAAGGACGTGCCCTACCGGTCGACCGTGGAGGGCGTCTGCCACGCCTGCGGGCACGACGTGCACACCTCGATCCTGCTCGGCGTCGGCATGCTGCTGGCCCAGCTCGCCGACCTCGGGGAGCTGGACGGGCGGGTCCGGCTCATCTTCCAGCCGGCCGAGGAGATCCTGCCCTGCGGCTCGCTGGAGGTCATCGAAGCCGGCGGCCTGGACGACGTGGTGCAGATCTTCGCGCTGCACTGCGACCCGAACCTGCCGGTGGGCCAGGTCGGCCTGCGGGTCGGTCCGATCACCGCCGCTGCCGACAACGTCACCGTCCGGCTCTCCGGTCCGGGTGGGCACACGGCCCGGCCGCACCTGACCGTCGACCTGGTCGACGCGCTCGGCCGGTTGATCACCGAGGTGCCCGCCCTGGTCAGTCGCCGGGTGCCGGCCAACAGTGGCCTTCTGCTGGTGTTCGGCCACGCCACGGCCGGCACCCGTTACAACGTCATCCCGTCCGAGGCGAGCGCCTCCGGCACCCTGCGGGTGATGGACCGCGACACCTGGGAGCAGGCTCCCAAGATCGTCGCTCAGGTGGTCCGCGACGTGATCGCGCCGACCGGCGCCACTGTCGACCTGGAATACCTGCGCGGCCGGCCGCCGGTGTGCAACGACTCCCGGGCCATCCAGGTGCTGACCGCCGCCACCGCCGCCGCGCTCGGCCCGGAGGGCATCGCCGAGACGCCGCAGAGCATGGGTGGTGAGGACTTCTCCTGGTACCTGGAGTACGTCCCCGGCGCCCTCGCCCGGCTCGGCGTGGGTCGCTCCGGCCCCAACGTCGACCTGCACCGCGCCAGCTTCGACGTGGACGAGCGGGCCATCCCGGCCGGCGTACGCGTCATGGTGCAGACCGCGCTGCGGGCACTGGCAGCGGCGCGCTGA
- a CDS encoding DUF4349 domain-containing protein: MDGRTVRGRGTALAVAVLAAALVLTGCSASDSGAQDTAGSAAEAPAVADVGEAGRDAAKGGTQEAAGAGAPDLRVDQRAIIYTGTMRVQVDDVDVAARETVAVATRAGGFVGGDQRRSADEDAVAELQLRVPAPKFAGVVEEISKLGTQQSREIDTQDVTEETVDLDARITSQRARVDSARRLLSRATTITDLVTLENELGRREADLASLEAKKRRLADLTALSTITVSLAGPATKKATEEKSETGFLVGLKGGWKAFVASLTVLLTVLGALLPWLALGVPVAVLLLVLRRRKRISAPDAPVSAPLPVPAARSAP; encoded by the coding sequence ATGGACGGACGGACGGTACGAGGCCGGGGCACAGCGCTGGCGGTAGCGGTACTGGCGGCCGCACTGGTGTTGACGGGTTGTAGTGCGAGCGACAGCGGGGCGCAGGACACCGCGGGCTCGGCCGCCGAGGCACCGGCGGTGGCAGACGTTGGCGAGGCGGGCAGGGACGCCGCGAAGGGTGGGACGCAGGAGGCGGCCGGTGCCGGCGCACCGGACCTGCGGGTCGACCAACGGGCGATCATCTACACGGGAACGATGCGCGTGCAGGTGGACGATGTGGACGTGGCCGCCCGCGAGACCGTCGCCGTGGCCACCCGGGCGGGTGGCTTCGTCGGCGGTGACCAGCGGCGCAGCGCTGACGAGGACGCGGTGGCGGAGTTGCAGTTGCGGGTGCCGGCGCCGAAGTTCGCCGGCGTGGTGGAGGAGATCTCGAAGCTCGGCACGCAGCAGAGCCGGGAGATCGACACTCAGGACGTCACCGAGGAGACCGTCGACCTGGACGCCCGGATCACGAGTCAGCGTGCCCGGGTGGACAGTGCCCGCCGCCTGCTGTCCCGTGCCACCACGATCACGGACCTGGTGACGTTGGAGAACGAGCTGGGTCGCCGGGAGGCCGACCTGGCCTCGCTGGAGGCGAAGAAGCGTCGACTGGCCGACCTGACCGCCCTCTCCACGATCACCGTGTCGCTGGCCGGGCCGGCGACGAAGAAGGCGACCGAGGAGAAGTCCGAGACGGGTTTCCTGGTCGGGCTCAAGGGCGGCTGGAAGGCGTTCGTCGCCTCGTTGACCGTCCTGCTCACCGTGCTGGGGGCGCTGCTGCCCTGGCTGGCGCTCGGCGTACCGGTGGCGGTGCTGCTTCTGGTGCTGCGTCGGCGGAAGAGGATCTCGGCCCCGGACGCTCCGGTCAGCGCGCCGCTGCCAGTGCCCGCAGCGCGGTCTGCACCATGA
- a CDS encoding MBL fold metallo-hydrolase — protein MRLTKYAHSCLRVEHDGGVLVVDPGVFSDPTVALDGADAVLITHEHPDHLDLAAVRLQLDRRPFPIHGPASLAETLGDAAEALHPVTAGQSFTAAGVAVRAYGGRHAVIHPDIPVIDNLGYLINDVVYHPGDSLVVPDETPVDTLFAPIHAPWSKFSEVLDFIRAVAPRRAYALHDALLNDNGLGVLDRQYTAMSGTDYQRLEPGSRVDV, from the coding sequence ATGCGACTCACCAAGTACGCCCACTCCTGCCTTCGCGTGGAGCACGACGGCGGAGTGCTCGTCGTCGACCCCGGGGTGTTCAGCGACCCGACGGTGGCCCTGGACGGTGCGGACGCGGTGCTGATCACCCACGAACACCCGGACCACCTCGACCTGGCGGCGGTCCGCCTACAGCTCGACCGGCGGCCGTTCCCGATCCACGGTCCCGCCTCGCTCGCCGAGACCCTGGGCGACGCGGCCGAGGCCCTGCACCCGGTCACCGCCGGTCAGTCGTTCACCGCCGCCGGGGTCGCCGTCCGCGCGTACGGGGGGCGGCACGCGGTGATCCACCCGGACATCCCGGTGATCGACAACCTCGGCTACCTGATCAACGACGTCGTCTACCACCCGGGGGACTCCCTGGTGGTGCCCGACGAGACACCCGTCGACACGCTCTTCGCCCCCATCCACGCCCCCTGGTCGAAGTTCTCCGAGGTGCTCGACTTCATCCGCGCGGTCGCACCCCGACGTGCGTACGCCCTGCACGACGCCCTGCTCAACGACAACGGGCTGGGTGTGCTCGACCGGCAGTACACCGCGATGTCGGGCACCGACTACCAGCGGCTGGAGCCCGGCAGCCGGGTGGACGTCTGA
- a CDS encoding GNAT family N-acetyltransferase, whose amino-acid sequence MTLPAGWTTRRPTLADVPAILAVVHAADTFAIGHPDFDAEDVAASLTAPYFDPTRDSWLAVDPEGDVVGWATVDNPTGVGREFVEIYVDPVRAATVRAPLLARQLDRVAERAAERELPALTVRCAVFAPERDWERNLREFGFTLVKRYVRMSGPLTGRPEQPAPPPGVTVRPVRPDDEADLREFHRISQTAFADTADHEPVSYERWRARVGDLNAWDEWFVAEVDGVPVGALQSSDQALDQQQGWVKSLSVLSAYRRRGVGAALLRGAFARYAEKGRQSVGLGVDLTNPTAPLSLYESVGLRETLWTDMYELSVPAVV is encoded by the coding sequence GTGACCCTTCCCGCTGGTTGGACAACGCGCCGGCCCACGCTCGCCGACGTGCCCGCGATCCTCGCGGTGGTGCACGCCGCCGACACCTTCGCCATCGGCCATCCCGACTTCGACGCGGAGGACGTCGCGGCGTCGCTCACCGCCCCCTACTTCGACCCGACCCGGGACTCCTGGTTGGCGGTCGACCCGGAGGGCGACGTGGTCGGCTGGGCGACGGTGGACAACCCCACCGGCGTTGGCCGGGAGTTCGTGGAGATCTACGTCGACCCGGTACGCGCCGCGACCGTCCGGGCGCCGCTGTTGGCCCGACAACTGGACCGGGTCGCCGAGCGCGCCGCCGAGCGGGAGCTGCCGGCGCTCACCGTCCGCTGTGCGGTCTTCGCGCCGGAACGTGACTGGGAACGGAACCTGCGCGAGTTCGGGTTCACCCTGGTCAAGAGGTACGTCCGGATGAGCGGGCCGCTGACCGGCCGGCCCGAACAGCCTGCGCCGCCACCCGGTGTGACGGTACGGCCGGTACGGCCCGACGACGAGGCCGACCTGCGGGAGTTCCACCGGATCTCCCAGACCGCCTTCGCCGACACCGCCGACCACGAGCCGGTGTCGTACGAGCGGTGGCGGGCCAGGGTCGGTGACCTGAACGCCTGGGACGAGTGGTTCGTCGCCGAGGTGGACGGGGTGCCGGTCGGCGCGTTGCAGTCCTCGGACCAGGCGCTCGACCAGCAGCAGGGCTGGGTGAAGAGTTTGTCGGTGCTGTCCGCGTACCGTCGCAGGGGTGTGGGTGCGGCGCTGCTGCGCGGCGCCTTCGCCCGCTACGCCGAGAAGGGCCGGCAGTCCGTCGGCCTGGGCGTGGACCTCACCAACCCGACCGCCCCGCTCTCGCTGTACGAGTCGGTGGGCCTGCGGGAAACCCTGTGGACCGACATGTACGAGCTTTCCGTCCCCGCCGTTGTGTGA
- a CDS encoding gamma-glutamylcyclotransferase, with product MRHHAAYGSNLDPARMRAYCPHSPMVGTGWLEGWRLTFAGADVIGWEGAVSTLVESPGDRVFVALYDIHPYDAGQLDELEGVAAGTYRKLHVRVSTLDGDVTAWIYVFNGYEGGLPTGWYLSEIANAAEKAGAPDDYVTELRSRPTGTASA from the coding sequence GTGCGTCATCACGCCGCCTACGGCTCAAATCTCGACCCCGCCCGGATGCGGGCCTACTGTCCGCATTCCCCGATGGTGGGCACCGGCTGGCTGGAGGGCTGGCGGCTGACCTTCGCCGGGGCGGACGTGATCGGCTGGGAGGGCGCGGTGAGCACCCTGGTCGAATCTCCCGGTGACCGGGTCTTCGTGGCGCTCTACGACATCCACCCGTACGACGCGGGTCAGCTCGACGAACTCGAGGGGGTGGCCGCCGGCACGTACCGCAAGCTGCACGTCCGCGTCTCCACCCTCGACGGCGACGTGACCGCGTGGATCTACGTCTTCAACGGGTACGAGGGTGGCCTGCCGACGGGGTGGTATCTGTCCGAGATCGCGAACGCCGCCGAGAAGGCGGGCGCCCCGGACGACTACGTCACCGAGCTGAGGTCCCGCCCCACCGGCACCGCGTCGGCGTAG
- a CDS encoding NAD(P)H-quinone dehydrogenase: MSRIVIIGGGPAGYEAALVAAQLDADVTVVEADGAGGACVLSDCVPSKTFIASSGVVTGYRDTEEFGVHSDGLEAVTVDARAVHERVKRLALAQSADIHAKLLKAGVTFVAGTARLGEDSLGHTHRVVVTPADGGEEYSIAASTVLVATGSTPRQLPTAVPDGERILTWRQVYDLPELPEHLIVVGSGVTGAEFASAYLAMGVEVTLVSSRDRVMPHEDADAASAIERVFRNRGMEILNNSRADSVRRTADGVEVELSDGRKVTGSHALITVGSIPNTADLGLVEYGVELGRGGYVTVDRASRTNVPGIYAAGDCTGVLLLASVAAMQGRIAMWHALGEAVRPLRLRTVAANVFTDPELATVGVSQDEVDAGKVPARQVMLPLSGNARAKMDDLADGFVKLFCRPASGQVIGGVVVAPKASELILPITMAVENNLTVNELAQTITIYPSLSGSITEAARQLMLHELE, translated from the coding sequence GTGAGCCGGATCGTGATCATCGGTGGGGGGCCGGCCGGGTACGAGGCGGCCCTGGTCGCCGCCCAGCTGGACGCCGATGTCACGGTGGTGGAGGCGGACGGCGCCGGTGGGGCCTGTGTGCTCTCCGACTGCGTGCCGTCGAAGACCTTCATCGCCAGCTCGGGGGTGGTCACCGGCTACCGCGACACCGAGGAGTTCGGGGTGCACTCGGACGGCCTGGAGGCGGTCACCGTCGACGCCCGGGCGGTGCACGAGCGGGTGAAGCGTCTGGCATTGGCGCAGTCCGCGGACATCCACGCCAAGCTGCTGAAGGCGGGTGTCACCTTCGTGGCCGGCACCGCCCGGCTCGGCGAGGACTCCCTCGGGCACACCCACCGGGTCGTCGTCACCCCCGCCGACGGGGGAGAGGAATACTCGATCGCCGCCTCGACCGTGCTGGTCGCGACCGGTTCGACACCCCGCCAGCTGCCCACCGCCGTGCCGGACGGTGAGCGCATCCTGACCTGGCGCCAGGTGTACGACCTGCCGGAGCTGCCCGAGCACCTGATCGTGGTCGGCTCGGGTGTGACCGGTGCGGAGTTCGCCAGCGCGTACCTGGCGATGGGGGTCGAGGTCACCCTGGTCTCCAGCCGGGACCGGGTGATGCCGCACGAGGACGCCGACGCCGCGTCCGCCATCGAGCGGGTGTTCCGCAACCGGGGCATGGAGATCCTGAACAACTCCCGGGCCGACTCGGTCCGGCGTACCGCCGACGGCGTCGAGGTGGAGCTCTCCGACGGCCGGAAGGTGACCGGCTCACACGCGTTGATCACGGTCGGCTCGATTCCGAACACCGCCGACCTGGGCCTGGTCGAGTACGGGGTGGAGCTGGGCCGGGGCGGCTACGTGACCGTCGACCGGGCCTCCCGGACCAACGTGCCCGGCATCTACGCCGCCGGTGACTGCACGGGCGTGCTGCTGCTGGCCAGTGTCGCCGCCATGCAGGGCCGGATCGCCATGTGGCACGCCCTCGGCGAGGCGGTCCGTCCGCTGCGGTTGCGTACCGTGGCGGCGAACGTCTTCACCGACCCGGAGCTGGCCACCGTGGGTGTCTCGCAGGACGAGGTGGACGCGGGCAAGGTGCCGGCCCGCCAGGTGATGTTGCCGCTGTCCGGGAACGCCCGGGCGAAGATGGACGACCTCGCGGACGGCTTCGTGAAGCTCTTCTGCCGGCCGGCCAGCGGTCAGGTGATCGGCGGTGTGGTGGTCGCCCCGAAGGCCAGCGAGCTGATCCTGCCGATCACCATGGCGGTGGAGAACAACCTGACGGTCAACGAGTTGGCCCAGACCATCACCATCTACCCGAGTCTGTCCGGCTCGATCACCGAAGCGGCCCGCCAGCTCATGCTCCACGAGCTGGAGTAA
- a CDS encoding DedA family protein, translating to MPELLTDVASPTWAYLVLAALLIADAFVPVIPTQIVMITSGALTIYGGLSLPATIAVGALGVFAGDLACYLLGRSAPDRRPPRHAELSRARRVASRVTQGLRQPGPMVILLCRFVPGGRMAACFSAGRSRYPYRLFVLYEAVAALGWATYGALVGHLGGTALTESAWRLAIIATAAAVGFAAAGWAMTLVSARHARAAAGANIPID from the coding sequence GTGCCCGAACTACTGACTGACGTCGCATCGCCGACGTGGGCGTACCTCGTGCTGGCCGCCCTGCTGATCGCGGACGCCTTCGTTCCGGTGATCCCCACCCAGATCGTCATGATCACCAGCGGTGCGCTCACCATCTACGGCGGGCTCAGCCTGCCGGCCACCATCGCCGTCGGCGCGCTCGGCGTGTTCGCCGGCGACCTGGCCTGCTACCTGCTCGGGCGCAGCGCACCCGACCGCCGCCCACCCCGGCACGCCGAGCTGAGCCGGGCCCGCCGGGTCGCCAGCCGAGTCACCCAGGGGCTCCGGCAACCCGGGCCGATGGTCATCCTGCTCTGCCGGTTCGTCCCCGGCGGACGAATGGCAGCCTGCTTCTCGGCCGGTCGCAGCCGCTACCCGTACCGGCTGTTCGTGCTCTACGAGGCGGTGGCCGCGCTGGGTTGGGCCACCTACGGCGCGCTGGTCGGGCATCTCGGCGGCACCGCGCTCACCGAGTCGGCGTGGCGCCTGGCCATCATCGCCACCGCCGCAGCCGTCGGCTTCGCCGCAGCCGGATGGGCGATGACCCTGGTCAGCGCCCGCCACGCCCGCGCCGCCGCCGGCGCGAACATCCCGATCGACTGA
- the thrS gene encoding threonine--tRNA ligase — protein sequence MIDHRRLGRELDLFVSDPLAGAGLPIWLPAGAAARHAVEEYVRELERRSGHQHVYSPPLGKRELFELSGHLGYFADDMFPPMRLSADDEFVLRPALCPHHALVFRARGRSYRELPLRVAELGGMYRSERSGVLGGLSRVRAISLNDAHTFCAPEQVGGEVAEILGLIREAHAALGVRPAGFRLSLRGPGEKYVGDDAQWARAEDLLRAALAGMAYVEAPGEAAFYGPKIDIQIVDAAGRESTISTIQLDFDKPERFDLSYTDSDGSRRRPVMVHRSLVGSMERLFAYLIEVHEGAFPAWYAPVQLVLLPVDAGQVDAATDLARQAVDAGLRVEVDVAGSLGARVRDATRRRVPYLGVLGAREAADGRLALRLRDGRALDPMPAAAALSLIGRQVAARATDLLPPD from the coding sequence ATGATCGACCACCGTAGGCTCGGCCGTGAGCTGGACCTCTTCGTCTCCGATCCGCTGGCCGGCGCCGGTCTGCCGATCTGGCTGCCCGCCGGTGCCGCCGCCCGGCACGCCGTCGAGGAGTACGTCCGGGAGTTGGAACGTCGCTCCGGCCACCAGCACGTCTACTCGCCGCCGCTGGGCAAGCGCGAACTCTTCGAACTCTCCGGGCATCTCGGCTACTTCGCCGACGACATGTTCCCGCCGATGCGGTTGAGCGCCGACGACGAGTTCGTGCTCCGGCCGGCGCTCTGCCCGCACCACGCGTTGGTGTTCCGGGCCCGTGGCCGCTCCTACCGGGAGCTGCCACTGCGGGTCGCGGAGCTGGGCGGGATGTACCGCTCGGAGCGTTCCGGGGTGCTCGGTGGGCTGTCCCGGGTGCGCGCCATCTCGCTCAACGACGCGCACACCTTCTGCGCGCCCGAGCAGGTGGGTGGCGAGGTCGCCGAGATCCTCGGGCTGATCCGCGAAGCGCACGCCGCGCTGGGCGTACGCCCAGCCGGGTTCCGGCTGTCGCTGCGCGGGCCGGGCGAGAAGTACGTCGGCGACGACGCCCAGTGGGCCCGTGCGGAGGATCTGCTCCGCGCCGCGCTGGCCGGGATGGCGTACGTCGAGGCGCCCGGTGAGGCCGCGTTCTACGGGCCGAAGATCGACATTCAGATCGTCGACGCGGCCGGCCGGGAGTCGACCATCTCCACCATCCAACTCGACTTCGACAAACCTGAGCGGTTCGACCTGTCGTACACCGACTCGGACGGCAGCCGGCGTCGCCCGGTGATGGTGCACCGTAGCCTGGTCGGCAGCATGGAGCGGTTGTTCGCGTACCTCATCGAGGTGCACGAGGGCGCCTTCCCCGCCTGGTACGCGCCCGTCCAGTTGGTGCTGCTGCCGGTCGACGCGGGCCAGGTCGACGCGGCCACCGACCTGGCCCGTCAGGCCGTCGACGCCGGTCTGCGGGTCGAGGTCGACGTCGCCGGCTCGCTGGGCGCCCGGGTCCGGGACGCGACCCGCCGCCGCGTCCCGTACCTCGGGGTGTTGGGTGCCCGCGAGGCGGCTGACGGCCGCCTCGCGCTGCGTCTGCGCGACGGCCGGGCCCTGGACCCGATGCCCGCCGCCGCCGCGCTCAGCTTGATCGGTCGGCAGGTTGCCGCCCGCGCGACCGACCTGCTGCCGCCGGACTGA